From Pedobacter aquae:
TGTTCCTACAAAACCATCTTCCCTACTTACATAAAACTTAGTATTTGCTAAAGCCACTTGCGAAGCCTCTACCCTATCAAAAGCTCTGATTTCTGTTTTACGTTCTCTGCCTTTGCCGTACTTCTCTTTCAATTTCAGGAAATAATCAATAGCAAAATCTGTAAGATGCTTTAAATGCTTTTTAATTTGGACGATTTCTTTTTCTAAAGCGGCCATTTGCTCATCCGCTTTTTTAACATCAAAGCGGGTGATGCTGCTCATAGGTTTATCAATCAACCTTTTAAAATCTTCAGCTAAGATTTCTCTGTAAAGAGATGACTTAAATGGCTCGAAAAGTTGATGTAATACCTTTACAACTTCATCAAAATTTGACGAGTTTTCATAATCAGGATGTTTGTACATCCCTTCCTGAATGAATATTTTTAGTAAAGAGCTAAAGAAAATCTTCTCTTGCAAATCATGCAATTTAATCTCTAACTCCCTTTTTAATAAGTTTTTGGTGTAATGTGTACTCTCTGTAAGAATATCATTTACACTTAAAAAATGAGGTTTATCGCCTTTAATAACACAAGTATTTGGCGATATAGATGTTTCACAAGCTGTAAAAGCATATAAAGCATCTATGGTAACGTCTGGTGATATACCTGGCGCCAAATGAATCAAAATCTCTACATCCTTTGCTGTATTATCTTCTATTTTCTTGATTTTGATTTTTCCCTTATCATTAGCTGCGATAATACTATCAATTAAACCGATAGTTGTGGTGCTAAAAGGGATTTCGGTAATAACTAAAGTCTTTTTATCTAGCTCAGAAATTTTAGCTCGAACCCTAATTTTACCACCGCGTTGACCTTCATTATAGGCGGAAAAATCTGCCATACCACCAGTTTGAAAATCAGGAAGGATATCTGGTCTATTTCCTTTTAAAACCTCTATAGAAGCATCTATTAACTCTATAAAGTTATGCGGCATCACCTTGGTAGCTAAACCAACAGCTATACCTTCTGCGCCTTGTGCTAATAATAAAGGAAATTTTACAGGTAATGTAACGGGTTCTTTATTTCTACCATCATAAGAAGCTTGCCATTCTGTAGTATCAGGATTAAAAACTACGTCTAATGCAAACTTAGATAACCTTGCTTCTATATAACGCGGAGCTGCCGCAGAATCTCCTGTAATAGGATCTCCCCAGTTTCCTTGTGTGTCTATTAAAAGATTTTTCTGACCAATTTGTACCATGGCATCCCCAATAGAGGCATCACCATGTGGATGATACTTCATGGTATTACCAATAACGTTTGCCGCTTTGTTAAAACGACCGTCGTCCATTTCTTTTAAAGAGTGAAGAATACGTCTTTGTACAGGCTTTAAACCATCATGTATATGAGGTACCGCCCTATCCAAAATTACATAAGAAGCATAATCTAAGAACCAGTTCTCGTACAGGCCGTTTATAGCCGTTACATTATGAAGTACTTCTTCGTTTTCGTAATTGTTTTCTTCCATATTATTATAAACTACAGAGATTTATTTAGGAACCCCCATCTTTGTTTATTATTTTATTCAATATTGTTAATCAATCTTTTAATTCCGCTCTTTAACAAGAGAACATTAAAATTAATAAGCAAACCTAACTTACATTCCGAAAGCTTTAAATAAGTTAACATTTGTGCTAAATGTATATCATTTATTTCTGCTACAGCTTTTACTTCAACAATAAGCTTATTATCAACTAGAATATCTAATCTATAACCACAATCTAATTCTACATCTTCATATAATAGTGGCAGTTTTTCTTCCTTTTTAACGTTTAAACCCGATTTCTTTAATTCGTAATATAAACATTCTTTATATGCAGACTCTAGCAAACCAGGACCTAAATATTTATGAACTTTTATAGAAGCTCCTATTACTTCGGTTGCTAGTTTGTTTTCTATGTTCATATGGTGTTTTAATTCGTTTTTAACTGCAATTTTTGTTTTAACCACAGAGAGTAATGATTTTATCTCTATTCAAAAGCAACCCAGCTCTGTGCTCTCCGTGTACTCTGTGGTTATTTTTTTTATTAAACGCCGAGTTTTTTTGTTTAACCACAGAGGGCGCAAAGTACACAGAGTTGCCTAAATTCGCTTTACCTAGCTAGGTATTTAATTCTCAAACTCCATTTTATGAGTAAGCCAGCTCTGTGCTCTCCGTGTACTCTGTGGTTATTTTTTTATTAAACTCCGAGTTTTTTTGTTTAACCACAGAGGGCGCAAAGTACACAGAGTTGCATAAATACGCTTTACCTAGCTAGGTATTTAATTCTCAAACTCCATTTTATGAGCAACCCAGCTCTGTGCTCTCCGTGTACTCTGTGGTTATTTTTTTTATTAAACGCCGAGTTTTTTTGTTTAACCACAGAGGGCGCAAAGTACACAGAGTTGCATAAATACGCTTTACCTAGCTAGGTATTTAATTCTCAAACTCCATTTTATGAGCAACCCAGCTCTGTGCTCTCCTTGTACTCTGTGGTTATTTTTTTTATTAAACGCCGAGTTTTTTTGTTTAACCACAGAGGGCGCAAAGTACACAGAGTTGCATAAATACGCTTTACCTAGCTAGGTATTTAATTCTCAAACTCCATTTTATGAGCAACCCAGCTCTGTGCTCTCCTTGTACTCTGTGGTTATTTTTTTTATTAAACGCCGAGTTTTTTTGTTTAACCACAGAGGGCGCAAAGTACACAGAGTTGCATAAATACGCTTTACCTAGCTAGGTATTTAATTCTCAAACTCCATTTTATGAGCAACCCAGCTCTGTGCTCTCCGTGTACTCTGTGGTTATTTTTATAAACCTTGGAGTTCCAAATAAAACTCTGTTGTAAAATCAAAAAATCACCCTTTACCCAACCTTTTTTCAAAAAACATCATTGGTAAAAAGCTATTTACACCTTTAACTTTCCAAACTTCTCCGTTAATGCAGTAAAGTAAAACCTCTATGGGTTTATTTTGCTTCTGCTCATACTCGGCCATTACCTGCAAACAAGGGCCACAAGAAGTTACAGGCCTTAATAATTGAAATTCTTGTGTTGATGCTGTAACTGCTATGGTAAGTATTTCTTCCTCTGGAAAATTTGCTCCGGCAGCAAAAAGAGCTACCCTTTCTGCACATAAACCTGATGGATATGCTGCATTTTCCTGATTACTTCCTCTAACAACCTGCTTATTACTTAATAAAACAGCCGCACCCACTCTAAATTTAGAGTAAGGAGAGTAAGAAGACTCCATAGCTTTAACAGCCTCTAAACATAATTGCTTGTCTTGGGTAGAAAGTTCATCAATACCTGCATAAGCTTCGTAAGCTATGTTTATATTTTAACTTCCATTAAGCTGCGTTTTCTTTACTAGCCAATAAAGCATCTGCTGCTTCCTGTACTGCTTTAGCATCAGCTATAATATCAGCCTCGTCTTTCTCTATTCTTAAATTCTGAACGATATGTTTTTGTCTATCTGGAGTATTTTTACCCATGTAATACTCTAACAGGTTTTTGATTTTCATATCTGCTGATAAAATTACGGGGTCTAACCTAATATCAGCGCCTATAAAATTTTCAAACTCATCCGGGGAGATTTCACCTAAACCCTTAAACCTGGTTATTTCTGGCTTATTACCCAATTTATCAATAGCTAAAACGCGTTCTTCATCGCTATAGCAATAAATGGTTTCTTTTTTATTTCTTACCCTAAATAAAGGTGTTTGTAAAATAAACACGTGACCAGTTTTTACCAAATCAGGGAAAAATTGCAAAAAGAAAGTCATTAGTAATAAACGGATGTGCATGCCATCCACATCGGCATCTGTTGCAATAACAATATTATTATAGCGTAAACCTTCTAAACCATCTTCAATATTTAAAGCGTGTTGCAAAAGGTTAAATTCTTCATTCTCATACACTACTTTTTTGGTTAAACCATAAGCATTTAATGGCTTACCTTTTAAACTGAAAACAGCCTGTGTTTTTACTTCACGAGCTTTGGTGATAGAACCAGAAGCCGAGTCTCCCTCGGTAATAAATAAAGTTGTCTTTTTACGGTCTTCTTCAGAAAGCTTCTCATCATCCATATGCCATTTACAGTCTCTTAACTTACGGTTGTGTAAAGAAGCTTTTTTGGCTCTTTCATTAGCTAGTTTTTTGATACCCGCTATGTCTTTACGCTCTCTTTCTGATTGCAGAATACGTTTTAATAAGCCGTCTGCCGTTTCCGGATGCTTGTGTAAATAGTCGTCTAGCTCTTTCTTAACAAAATCATTGATAAAAGTTCTAACCGTAGGGCCATCCGGACCAACATTTAAAGAGCCTAGTTTGGTTTTGGTTTGCGACTCAAAAACGGGTTCTTGTACCCTGATAGATATTGCCGCTACAATAGAGGCTCTAACATCAGAGGCATCAAATTCCTTCTTGTAAAATTCTCTTATGGTACGTACAACCGCTTCTCTAAAAGCTTGCTGATGTGTACCCCTTGGGTGGTGTGCTGCCCATTCACAAAAGAATAATACTCTTCGCCGTATTGCTGCCCGTGGGTCATGGCTATTTCAATATCTTCGCCTTTTAAATGGATGATTTGGTATCGGTTTGATTCTGCATCGGTATTTCTTACCAATAAATCATGCAAACCTCTTTCTGAGAAGAATTTTTGATTATTAAAATTGACAGTTAAACCGGCATTTAAGAAAACATAATTCCAAATCATGTTTTCAATAAACTCTGGTATGTATCTAAAATTCCTGAAAATACTTTCATCAGGAATAAAAACTATAGCCGTACCGTTGCGCTGTGTAGTTTCTATTTCAGGATTATCTTTAACTAATTCTCCCCTTTCAAATTCGGCTTTTTTTGTTTTTCCATCACGGTAAGATTGAACCGTGAAAGATGCAGATAAAGCGTTAACGGCTTTTGTACCTACCCCGTTTAAGCCTACAGATTTTTGGAAGGCCTTAGAATCGTACTTACCGCCAGTGTTTATTTTACTAACGCAATCTATTACTTTCCCTAAAGGGATACCTCTACCATAATCTCTGATAGAAACTTTATGATCACTTACAGAAATATCTATGGTTCTACCTGCGCCCATCACAAACTCATCAATGGAGTTATCCATAATCTCTTTCAAGAGCACATAAATACCATCATCAAAAGCAGAGCCGTCTCCTAGCTTCCCGATATACATTCCAGGTCTTAACCTGATATGTTCTTTCCAATCGAGCGAGCGAATGCTATCTTCACTGTAATTCACTTGTAATTCAGCCATTTCTTTTTATAGATTGATATGGAAAATGAGAAAACATTATTTTTTCCCTTGTACAAAGCTAAAATTTTACGCAAAAGGGGCAAATATGATTTATTAACATTTAGACATTCTCCGGGATGAGTAAGCCTCAACACCAAATCAGAAAAATCCAAATGTTTAATATTAATTCGTAAGGAGCTTTAATTAAGCTTTGTTGTACAAATCTCTGATCACAACACTGGCTACCGTACAACCAAATATAGCTGGCATCCAGGAAACTGTACCAATTAAAGATTTTTAGGTCCACCTTCTGGCGCTAAAATAACTTTATTTGCATCTGGAAGTTCTGATGAGAACACCACTTTTAAGCCTTTTCTAATACCAAATTTCCTCAATCTTTTTCTTACATAACGGGCTAAAGTACAGTTATAAGAATCAGATATATCTGATACTCTTACTTTGGAGGGGTCTACCCTGCCGCCAGCGCCCATAGAAGACACCAAAGGAATGCCTTTTTCTAAGCAGGTTTGAATAAAAAACACTTTTGGAGAAAGCGTATCGATACAATCTACGGCATAGTCAAAATTACCTTCATTAAGAATTTCTTCGGTACGTTGGTCTTTGATATATTCATTAATAACGGTTAAATCTATATCAGGATTAATATCGCGTAAACGCTGAGCCATGACTTCTGCTTTAGGCTGATTATCTGTAGATATTAAAGCAGGAATTTGCCTGTTACGGTTACTTGCCTCTACCACATCAGCATCTACAATAGTCATTTTACCCACTCCAGCTCTGGCTATCATTTCTGCACAAATGCCTCCAACACCACCTAAACCTACAACCAACACATTGGCATTCATTAATTTTTGCATTTGATGATTGTCTAGCAATAAATTGGTGCGAGACATCCAATGAGGAATTTCAATCATGATATTATTTATGGAATTAATCTTTTAAAAACGGCTTCAAAATTATAAAAAACCTGCTTTTTTAATTGCACTATATCTATTTTTCTGATTTTTGCAGCTTGCTGATAAAGCGCTTCAATCTGTAAATGTGCTGTATCTGTTTCTAGAAAGAAACGGTCTGCCGGTACTTCCTGAAATGTTTTTGCAGCTTTGCTATCCTCGTAAAACAAATCCTTCCCAAAAGAAAAATACACCTGTGGATATTTTAAAAACTGATTTAGCTGGTGCAGATTAGCTTTAAAACCATGTAGAACAAATGGCATCTTAAACTGCTTTAAATAAGGGAGTACATCGGCGTAAGCCTTAACAGCATGAATAATAACTGGTTTTTGATAAGCTTCTGCAGTAGCTAATTGCTTTTGAAAAACTTGCTTTTGCAATTCTAAACTAGGTCCATTTACTCGGTCTAAACCAATTTCACCTATGGCCAATACATTTTCTATTTCTAAATAAGAAGCCAAATTTTGGGATATATCTTGAGCCTCGGAAGCAAACCAAGGGTGTAAGCCTACAGAAACAGCATAATCCAAATGATGCAAATTCTGAGGTTTTAAAACAAAAAAAGCATTTCTCAAAATCCACTCGTGACAGCTAGATGCCTTTTTATGCGTGTGAATATTGATGAAATGCTCTTTTGTAGGATATATCATTTATTCTAAGCCATCTATAGTTACAGCAACTTTTCCGTTTGCAGTCATCATGGCTACAATAGCATTTGGTGTTAAGATAATTTTATCTGGCGTAAACTGATTTAAAGCGCCATTAACTTTTACCCCCTTTACTGGCTGATAATTGGTTAAATAGCTTTTCATTGATTTTTCTCCCTCTGCTAACTGTGCTGCAATAGAAAAACGGCAATTTTGTTTGATTTTATTGAGGATAATACCATGCGCCAACCAGCTTCCTGCTTTAAGGAGTTTACTTTTAGAATCTAACACATAATCTATCTGGTCTAGATACACTTCTTTGGTTGTAGCATCATATAAAGGCACTCCAGAAAGGTAAAAATCACCATTAACAGCACCACTCATGTTTACCGCGACAATCATTTTTCCTTCTTTACCCCAAAGGTCTACTTTATTAACCGTTACAGATTTCTTTCCAGACTCAAATTTCTGACCAGCAAAATTTTTCTGAATAATTTCTGATGCATAAGTGTATGGTGCAAAAGCAGCTACATTAACTTTAAACTCGTTAGGAATTTTATCTACCGCTTTTAATGCAATAGCGTTTTTATTAAAAGTAAGCGATGGTTTTCTACCTATAGATGTCTCTAAATAAGTTTTTAAGCCTAAGGTAGCCGTTATTTTTTATTAGCTGCAACAGCTTTTGTAGCATACATTTCTACTGGCTGCATTGCAAACCAAGTGTTATATTGCTCATCAACCTGTATGGGAGATGCAATAGCTTGTAAAGCGTCTAAGACATAAGGTTTAATATCTAAAGATTGTGCGATAGCGTCATCAACCATTTTAGATAATCTGCCTTTAAAAACGCTGATTGCAGGGTTGATTAAATAGGTAATTGGCACATTTTTACCAGCTACACTTATACTAGGGCTTTCTTTCCAAACAATTTCCTGAATAACGGTATTGGTGTTAATTTTCCAATCTTTTAAAGCCACCAAAGAGTTTAGTTTTACAACGCCATTTAAATAAAAATCGCGGGTATCATACATAGAAACACCCATACTCTCAAAGCCATATTTAACTTTCCCGTTGATACGTAATGGCAGGTCTATATAAATTCTTCCGTTTTGCTCTTTAATGGTAACAGGAGCTTCTTTGGTAACTTTCATCATCACGTTATCACCATCTAAAGATTTATCGTCATAAATGATGCCTACCAAATACTTATTGGTTTGGTTTTGTAAGTCGGCAATGCTAACCTCTACAGGCATATTGATATAGGATAACTGCTTATCATATACAACTGTAGTGGAAGAATAATCTGGAAGTGGTTTTAAAGCTGTTACTTGTTTGCTAGTGCTACAGCCAGCTATTACAAATAAAGCCGAAGCAAAGAATATAGATAATACGGTTTTCATGTTTTTAAAAATTTCACAAAGATAATTCATAATTGATGTAAAAAAATAGGATAAAATCATATTTTTTGAGGATAAAACACAAGAAAGTAAAAATTAATTCTATTTATAATCAGATGGTTATAAAAAAATTAAAATTTTAAAAAACGCTTTGGCATTATTTTTCGTAACCTATTTTAAAATCAGTCGTCTTATTATCTAAAAAACCAAACATATGAAAACTAAAGAAACTACTAAAAGCACCACAAGCAAAGTAAAAAACTTGATTAAAAAATTTGATAAGCAATTAGCTGCTTTATTGATGGAAGATATTAAATCATTAAAGTTAAAAACTGCCTAAGCCAGCCTCATGAGCTTCCGTTTGTAATAATTTCATAATTATTAGAGCCTGTATTGTAAATACTCTTAAGTTTTTACATATTTGCTCACCTTAAAAACGGGGGTTTAGCTCATTTGGCTAGAGCGCTTGCCTGGCAGGCAAGAGGTGACCGGTTCGAATCCGGTAATCTCCACAACTTATTAAAATCCTCTTTAAGAAAATTAAAGAGGATTTTTCTTTTTAGAGCTTTTCACAAGAAACCATTGTATTTCAATCTTATTGTAAAAAGAGATATATAACTATTAACAGGGTACTCACAGGGTACTAACAGGGTCATTACCCGTTAATAACAAGTAAATTTACGAGTAAGCTCCCTGTTAGATTCTTGTTATATTCCTATAAGTTCTGAATGTATCACTCTTTAAATTACTGACCTCGCTTACGCTGATTATCTTTATTAGAAGTTTGATCAGACCGCTGTCCACCTGCATTGCTGATACCTATTTTCTTTTTGTCTTCTTTTAAAGAATTAAAATTTCTGTCGGCAGTAGATTTACCTTGTAAACTTCCTGCACCTTTACTTTTGTCTTTCATATGGTATTGTTTAGGATATGTTTAACAAAGGATAGACCAATATTAAATCTCATAAAAATAAATGGCATATAGTTTGCGAACTTTTATTTCGGGAAAATGGACCCGATATTATGAAAACATTATTGAATATTCTTGCAATGCTGTTTGTATTGGGATGGGGCTTAGGAGTATTTGTTTTTACTGCCGGTATATTGATTCATATTTTATTAGTATTAGGCGTATTCACGATGATTATTAATTTGTTAAGCGAAGAAGAATCTACAGGATAAAATAAATATACATCTATATGGAAAACGCAAGCCAACATCGAAAAGATTTTGACACTATGGTTGAAGCTTTAAATGATTTAAATGCCAGAGGATATTCTGGAAATTTAAAGCTTAGAGCCGATTTTTTAGAAGAAACAGAAAAGCAATTGATTTTATATCCAGAAAACTTTAAAGTGGTAGAGTCTTACCGTTTTGAAGGCATTACAGACCCTGCAGATAATGCTGTGGTTTATGCTATAGAATCTATTGAAGGAGATTTTAAAGGCGTATTGGTAAATGCTTATGGCGCTTACGCTGATGACGCCTCTTCTGAATTAATCAAAAAACTGGAAATAGAACATCAGCATTAATATTTTTTTGAAACAAAAAAGGGATAGTTTTCAATAAAGACTATCCCTTTTTCTATATAAGCTACAACTTAGACAGCAACAGGATAATCTGTAAACCCTTTTTCGTCTGGAGTATAAAGTGTATTGAAATCTGGCTGTGCTAAAGCAAGGTTTTGTTGTAAGCGTTCTACCAAATCTGGGTTTGAAATAAAAGGTTTGCCAAACGCAATTAAATCTGCTTTTCCATCTTGCAAATCTTGAATAGCTCTTTCTAAATCATAAGCTCCGCACCAAATTAAAGTACCTTTAAAATTTGCTCTTATGGTTGCTCTTAAATCTGCCGGAACTAAATCTAACCCATTTGCAGAATGATCTAAAAGGTGTAAATAAGCAACACCTAAATCATTTAATTTCTGCGATAGATAATCATAAGTTTCGGTTACTTCATTGTAAGCAGGTATATCATTAAAACCGCTAAACGGAGAAAATCTTACCCCTACTTTTTCTTTACCGATAGCTGCAATTGTTTGCGCTGCAATCTCCAATAAAAATTTACTTCTATTTACTACCGAGCCACCATATTCATCTGTACGGTTGTTTACAACTCCGTTAATAAATTGTTCAATCAAATAACCATTAGCAGCATGAAGTTCTACGCCATCAAAACCTGCCTCTACAGCTAATTTTGCGGCGTTTACATATTCCTGAATGGTTGCTTTAACTTCTTCTGTAGTTAATGCATGTGGCTGAGTGTGTGGCTTCATCCCTTCAGCATCTGTCCACATATCACCTGCAGCGGTAATGTTAGACGGACCAACAACTCTAGCTCCTTTAGGAAGATTTACTTCGTGTGAAACTCTACCTGTATGCATCAGTTGTATAAATATTTTAGCGCCTTTTGCATGTACAGCATCTGTAACTTTATGCCAACCCGCTACTTGTTGCTGATTGAAAATACCAGGAATTCTGGCATAACCTAAACCATTAGGTGACGGGGAAGTACCTTCTGTGATGATTAATCCTGCTCCTGCTCTTTGCTGGTAATAAGTTACCATTAAATCGTTAGGAATGTTATTTATAGCTCTAGAACGAGTCATTGGAGCCATAACAGCTCTATTTTGTAAGGTAAGTTGACCTAAATTATAAGTCTGAAATAAGTGATTGCTCATATTGTAATTACATGTTTAAACAAACATATTACAAATATCATTCCCACGTGTCATGAAAGAAACAGTTATTCGTCAGTAAAAAGTAAGTCTTACCTATTCAAATACTCATAAATAAGCTTTGCGGTTTTCTCAGAAGCGCCTGGCAAACCCATTTTATCTGCTAGTAGCTGATATTGCTGTAATTGAAGTACTCGTTTCTCTCCTTCTAAAAGGGGTTTTAGCTCTTTCAAAATTTGCGCTGCATTACAATCTTCCTGAATTAATTCTTTAACCACCTCTTTATCCATAATTAAATTCACTAAAGAGATAAATCTGATTTTTACAAGCATCCTAGCAATAGTAATACTTATTTTTCCGCCTTTATACAAAACAACTTCTGGTACTTTAAATAAAGCGGTCTCTAAGGTTGCCGTTCCGGAAGTTACCAAAGCAGCATGTGCATGGTGCAACAAATCATAAGTAGCACCAAAAACAACAGGAATATTCCTTCCGTTTAAAAATGAATCGTAATGTTCTTGATTAAAACTAGGCGCTCCGGCAATTACAAATTGATAATCAGGCAGTTTATCGGCTACAGCCAACATATCTGGCAATAAGTATTGTAGTTCTTGTTTTCTGCTTCCGGGTAAAAGTGCGATGATTTTCTTATCACCTAATTTATAAGAAGCCAAGAAATCATCCTGAGGTGTAAAGGCGGCAATGGCATCTAATAAAGGATTGCCCACGTAATCAACCTCCATACCCCATTCTTTATAAAAATCAACTTCGAAAGGTAAAATGCAAAACATTTTATCTACTACCTTTTTAATTTTGAGTACACGTTTTTGGTTCCATGCCCAAACTTTAGGAGAGATATAATAATACACTTTGATGTTGTGCTTCTTAGCAAAATCGGCAATTTTTAAGTTAAAGCCAGGGAAATCAACCAGAATCAAAACATC
This genomic window contains:
- a CDS encoding DNA gyrase/topoisomerase IV subunit A; translated protein: MEENNYENEEVLHNVTAINGLYENWFLDYASYVILDRAVPHIHDGLKPVQRRILHSLKEMDDGRFNKAANVIGNTMKYHPHGDASIGDAMVQIGQKNLLIDTQGNWGDPITGDSAAAPRYIEARLSKFALDVVFNPDTTEWQASYDGRNKEPVTLPVKFPLLLAQGAEGIAVGLATKVMPHNFIELIDASIEVLKGNRPDILPDFQTGGMADFSAYNEGQRGGKIRVRAKISELDKKTLVITEIPFSTTTIGLIDSIIAANDKGKIKIKKIEDNTAKDVEILIHLAPGISPDVTIDALYAFTACETSISPNTCVIKGDKPHFLSVNDILTESTHYTKNLLKRELEIKLHDLQEKIFFSSLLKIFIQEGMYKHPDYENSSNFDEVVKVLHQLFEPFKSSLYREILAEDFKRLIDKPMSSITRFDVKKADEQMAALEKEIVQIKKHLKHLTDFAIDYFLKLKEKYGKGRERKTEIRAFDRVEASQVALANTKFYVSREDGFVGTGLKKDEYVFDCSDLDDIIVFREDGICLVTKVQDKTFVGKGILHVGVFKKNDDRTIYNMIYKDGKTGTSYIKRFAVGGVTRDKEYDLTKGTKGSKVLYFTANPNGEAEVVNVALKPMSKLRKLSFDLDFAETAIKGRASQGNIASKYAVKKITLKSKGVSTLAGRRIWFDDVVKRLNENGHGRFLGEFQAEDKILCVFADGSYELSSFDLTNHFDDKMMRMEKFNLETIYSVIHQDGKSKVYYIKRFKFEDLAIGKRIGFINEEPGSKMIIITKAQHPIVKIEALKGKSQLYDESEVDLAELIDVKGMKAQGNKLSPHDVQKVILLTDEQAEEPEEEKPEAPSDEEETDDLENSTSEIADDNDESPEDEKQPEKAEVKPLKKVDFEITNPDDIDIDDKGQLGLF
- a CDS encoding GxxExxY protein, which codes for MNIENKLATEVIGASIKVHKYLGPGLLESAYKECLYYELKKSGLNVKKEEKLPLLYEDVELDCGYRLDILVDNKLIVEVKAVAEINDIHLAQMLTYLKLSECKLGLLINFNVLLLKSGIKRLINNIE
- a CDS encoding cytidine deaminase, producing MNIAYEAYAGIDELSTQDKQLCLEAVKAMESSYSPYSKFRVGAAVLLSNKQVVRGSNQENAAYPSGLCAERVALFAAGANFPEEEILTIAVTASTQEFQLLRPVTSCGPCLQVMAEYEQKQNKPIEVLLYCINGEVWKVKGVNSFLPMMFFEKRLGKG
- a CDS encoding tRNA threonylcarbamoyladenosine dehydratase, with the protein product MIEIPHWMSRTNLLLDNHQMQKLMNANVLVVGLGGVGGICAEMIARAGVGKMTIVDADVVEASNRNRQIPALISTDNQPKAEVMAQRLRDINPDIDLTVINEYIKDQRTEEILNEGNFDYAVDCIDTLSPKVFFIQTCLEKGIPLVSSMGAGGRVDPSKVRVSDISDSYNCTLARYVRKRLRKFGIRKGLKVVFSSELPDANKVILAPEGGPKNL
- a CDS encoding TatD family hydrolase, with translation MIYPTKEHFINIHTHKKASSCHEWILRNAFFVLKPQNLHHLDYAVSVGLHPWFASEAQDISQNLASYLEIENVLAIGEIGLDRVNGPSLELQKQVFQKQLATAEAYQKPVIIHAVKAYADVLPYLKQFKMPFVLHGFKANLHQLNQFLKYPQVYFSFGKDLFYEDSKAAKTFQEVPADRFFLETDTAHLQIEALYQQAAKIRKIDIVQLKKQVFYNFEAVFKRLIP
- a CDS encoding DUF5670 family protein codes for the protein MKTLLNILAMLFVLGWGLGVFVFTAGILIHILLVLGVFTMIINLLSEEESTG
- a CDS encoding alkene reductase, giving the protein MSNHLFQTYNLGQLTLQNRAVMAPMTRSRAINNIPNDLMVTYYQQRAGAGLIITEGTSPSPNGLGYARIPGIFNQQQVAGWHKVTDAVHAKGAKIFIQLMHTGRVSHEVNLPKGARVVGPSNITAAGDMWTDAEGMKPHTQPHALTTEEVKATIQEYVNAAKLAVEAGFDGVELHAANGYLIEQFINGVVNNRTDEYGGSVVNRSKFLLEIAAQTIAAIGKEKVGVRFSPFSGFNDIPAYNEVTETYDYLSQKLNDLGVAYLHLLDHSANGLDLVPADLRATIRANFKGTLIWCGAYDLERAIQDLQDGKADLIAFGKPFISNPDLVERLQQNLALAQPDFNTLYTPDEKGFTDYPVAV
- the lpxB gene encoding lipid-A-disaccharide synthase, which encodes MRYYIVAGEASGDLHGANLMKALKNLDAEAEFRFFGGDLMQAQGGTLVKHYADMAFMGFLEVLMNLRAVLKNISFCKQDVLAYQPDVLILVDFPGFNLKIADFAKKHNIKVYYYISPKVWAWNQKRVLKIKKVVDKMFCILPFEVDFYKEWGMEVDYVGNPLLDAIAAFTPQDDFLASYKLGDKKIIALLPGSRKQELQYLLPDMLAVADKLPDYQFVIAGAPSFNQEHYDSFLNGRNIPVVFGATYDLLHHAHAALVTSGTATLETALFKVPEVVLYKGGKISITIARMLVKIRFISLVNLIMDKEVVKELIQEDCNAAQILKELKPLLEGEKRVLQLQQYQLLADKMGLPGASEKTAKLIYEYLNR